A single Defluviitalea saccharophila DNA region contains:
- a CDS encoding flagellar FlbD family protein produces the protein MNDTQIVINAELIEFVEETPDTVITMTTGRKIVVKETVDEVIDIVIQYKQKIYSRIDHLAE, from the coding sequence TTGAACGATACACAGATTGTTATTAATGCAGAATTAATCGAATTTGTAGAAGAAACTCCTGATACGGTAATAACTATGACAACAGGACGCAAAATTGTTGTAAAAGAAACAGTTGATGAGGTTATCGACATAGTGATACAATATAAACAAAAAATTTACAGTCGAATAGATCATCTAGCAGAGTGA
- the fliJ gene encoding flagellar export protein FliJ yields the protein MGRFQFRMDNILSLRQKLEDKKKQEYGDANRKLQIENQKKQQLLDESAYVSKDLCDKMKEQIIPEEIISYNQYLKLLKRKTVEQDQVVRKAAFFAEKKREELLDAVKQRKMLESLKEKRWTEYKEEANREEQKIIDEIVSFKSQSR from the coding sequence ATGGGGCGATTTCAATTTCGTATGGATAATATTTTAAGCCTGAGACAGAAATTGGAGGACAAGAAGAAACAAGAATATGGAGATGCAAACAGGAAACTCCAAATTGAAAATCAAAAGAAGCAGCAGTTACTCGATGAATCAGCATATGTTTCTAAAGATTTATGCGACAAAATGAAAGAACAAATCATCCCCGAAGAAATTATTTCTTATAATCAATATCTTAAGTTATTAAAAAGAAAAACAGTTGAACAAGATCAAGTAGTACGAAAGGCAGCATTCTTTGCCGAGAAAAAGCGTGAAGAATTATTAGATGCAGTCAAACAGAGGAAGATGCTAGAATCTTTAAAAGAAAAGCGATGGACTGAATATAAAGAAGAGGCAAATAGAGAAGAACAAAAGATTATTGACGAAATTGTCAGCTTTAAATCTCAAAGCCGGTAA
- a CDS encoding flagellar basal body-associated FliL family protein produces MEKNKIFIFATIGVLFAAVIAVSVALFFTLNSLKSIADTSQQSASIAEEKKVNPKDITIFSISEPITANLIDDKGKDEKHILRLSVGLALDSTKKDYKALNEDLSGKMEVLRHVIISVIRNKTYEEMQEPNVQELMGKEILNKIKTEFQTETIVDIYFGEFFVQ; encoded by the coding sequence ATGGAAAAAAACAAAATATTTATCTTTGCTACTATCGGTGTTTTATTTGCAGCTGTAATTGCTGTTTCTGTTGCGCTTTTTTTTACTCTGAATTCATTAAAATCGATTGCTGATACAAGTCAACAGAGTGCATCGATTGCAGAAGAGAAAAAAGTAAATCCGAAAGATATAACTATTTTTTCTATTAGTGAGCCAATAACTGCTAACTTAATTGATGATAAAGGTAAGGATGAAAAGCATATTCTTCGTTTATCAGTAGGGTTAGCTTTAGATAGTACTAAGAAAGATTATAAAGCCTTAAATGAAGATTTAAGCGGAAAAATGGAGGTTTTAAGACACGTTATCATCAGCGTCATTCGAAATAAAACATATGAAGAGATGCAAGAGCCCAATGTTCAAGAGTTGATGGGCAAAGAAATATTAAATAAGATTAAAACAGAATTTCAAACGGAAACAATAGTAGATATTTATTTTGGTGAGTTTTTTGTTCAATAG
- a CDS encoding TIGR02530 family flagellar biosynthesis protein, with the protein MKIIQNLMTHPISKNEQITRIRPISPNNDGTVNQFDKILKDKMAFSEQVKFSKHAAMRLNSRQIELSDEQIKKLQIGIEKAEEKGIRDSLVLIDKIALVVNVRSRTVVTAIDSNGDKEAVFTNIDGAVIV; encoded by the coding sequence ATGAAAATTATTCAAAACCTAATGACCCATCCTATATCTAAAAATGAGCAAATAACCCGTATTAGACCAATCAGTCCCAATAATGATGGAACTGTGAATCAGTTCGATAAAATACTAAAAGATAAAATGGCTTTTAGTGAGCAAGTAAAATTCTCTAAGCATGCAGCCATGAGGCTAAATTCCAGACAGATAGAATTAAGTGATGAACAAATAAAAAAATTGCAGATAGGAATTGAAAAAGCTGAGGAGAAAGGAATCAGAGATTCCCTTGTATTAATCGATAAAATTGCTTTAGTGGTCAATGTAAGAAGTCGTACTGTAGTAACCGCGATTGATTCTAATGGAGATAAAGAAGCTGTTTTTACAAATATTGATGGCGCTGTTATTGTATAG
- a CDS encoding flagellar hook protein FlgE: MMRSMFSGISGLRIHQTKMDVIGNNIANVNTTAFKASRVTFNEVFSQTLQGASGASAQTGRGGRNPMQVGLGANIASVDTLMTTGAAQRTDNPFDLMINGDGFFVVGDESGTYFTRAGAFRKDDEGNLVIPNGMKVKGWPAADDGTRIQRGAVVDIKLDNPENLTAAPAATTNLRIEGNVNLADGGNFATEEGGIPIQLKFYDTLGNLYSTNLTMRYDSTDTEKNWKIDIPDTLTLTDSAGNEYTLSNVGSVEGDPVVIEFDENGNLNKTNSSGNGIFTISQNGTADAEFDLSEDITAGNPVKAHLGPLTVDFSGLTQYNQKTNVDPLMGDANGLGAGREPGELTGYNIGADGIIIGQYSNGQQKMLGQVVIANFRNPAGLQKVGDNLFTTTPNSGEFDGIGEEPDLQGGVLEMSNVDLAKEFTEMITTQRGFQANSRIITSSDEMLQELVNLKR, encoded by the coding sequence ATGATGAGATCAATGTTTTCCGGAATTTCCGGATTAAGAATTCACCAAACAAAAATGGATGTTATAGGCAATAATATTGCCAATGTAAATACTACTGCTTTTAAAGCAAGTCGTGTTACTTTTAATGAAGTTTTTAGCCAAACCCTTCAAGGAGCCAGCGGAGCAAGTGCACAGACGGGAAGAGGCGGAAGAAATCCAATGCAGGTTGGGTTAGGAGCTAATATTGCTTCAGTGGATACACTGATGACCACTGGTGCCGCTCAAAGAACAGATAATCCTTTTGATTTAATGATCAATGGAGATGGATTCTTTGTAGTAGGAGATGAAAGCGGAACATATTTCACAAGAGCCGGTGCCTTTCGTAAGGATGACGAAGGAAATTTAGTTATTCCTAATGGTATGAAAGTTAAAGGCTGGCCTGCGGCAGATGACGGAACAAGAATTCAAAGAGGTGCCGTAGTGGATATAAAACTGGATAATCCAGAAAACCTGACAGCAGCTCCGGCAGCTACAACAAACCTTCGTATTGAGGGAAATGTTAATCTTGCCGATGGTGGCAATTTTGCGACTGAAGAAGGTGGTATTCCAATTCAACTTAAATTTTACGATACTTTAGGAAATTTATATTCAACAAATTTGACGATGAGATATGATTCTACTGACACTGAAAAAAATTGGAAAATAGATATTCCGGACACTTTAACTTTAACGGATTCAGCTGGTAATGAGTATACATTAAGTAATGTAGGTTCTGTTGAAGGAGATCCTGTAGTAATTGAATTTGATGAAAATGGAAACCTTAATAAAACAAATTCCTCAGGAAATGGAATATTTACAATATCTCAAAATGGAACTGCCGATGCTGAATTTGATTTATCAGAGGACATTACTGCAGGCAACCCTGTTAAAGCTCATCTCGGACCTCTTACAGTGGATTTTAGTGGATTAACACAATACAACCAAAAAACAAATGTTGACCCTCTTATGGGAGATGCTAACGGATTAGGTGCAGGTCGTGAACCTGGAGAACTTACTGGATACAATATTGGAGCAGACGGAATTATTATAGGACAATACAGCAATGGTCAACAGAAAATGTTAGGGCAAGTAGTTATTGCAAACTTTAGGAACCCTGCCGGGCTTCAAAAGGTTGGAGACAATCTCTTTACAACAACTCCTAACTCAGGGGAGTTTGACGGTATTGGAGAGGAACCTGATCTTCAAGGAGGAGTTCTGGAGATGTCTAATGTAGATCTTGCTAAAGAATTTACAGAAATGATTACTACTCAGAGGGGATTCCAGGCTAACTCACGAATAATTACTTCTTCAGATGAAATGCTTCAAGAGTTAGTTAATTTAAAACGTTAA
- the fliI gene encoding flagellar protein export ATPase FliI, with amino-acid sequence MNRINIEKYEKVLDKNYIRYQGRVSQVVGLTIESIGPISNVGDMCFIQSQNGENSVMSEVVGFKDNRILLMPLGDMAGIGPGSIVEASKSALSVPVGPQLLGRVLNGLGYQMDEREPISCDIQYPIQNQPPDPLKRKRIKDILPLGVKVIDGLLTVGKGQRLGIFAGSGVGKSTLLGMIARNTKADINVIALIGERGREVREFIEKDLKEDGLKRSVVVVATSDQPALVRLKAAQTATAIAEYFRDEGNDVLLLMDSLTRFSMAQREVGLAVGEPPVTRGYTPSVFAAMPKLLERAGNSDKGSITGLYTVLVDGDDMTEPVTDTARGILDGHIVLSRKIANKNQYPAIDVLQSISRVMSDIVSPSHKEMAFNIKKLLAVYREAEDLINIGAYVKGSNEEIDEAVAKYKAILSFVTQRVEEKYELEEVLEEMNKIVSS; translated from the coding sequence TTGAACAGAATTAACATTGAAAAATATGAAAAAGTATTGGATAAAAACTATATTCGATATCAGGGCAGGGTATCTCAAGTTGTTGGATTGACGATTGAGTCCATTGGACCTATTTCAAATGTTGGAGATATGTGTTTTATTCAATCACAAAATGGTGAAAATTCTGTAATGTCAGAGGTTGTAGGATTTAAGGATAACAGAATATTGCTAATGCCTTTAGGGGATATGGCAGGAATTGGTCCAGGAAGTATCGTAGAGGCATCAAAATCTGCATTAAGTGTTCCTGTTGGACCACAACTACTTGGCAGAGTTCTCAATGGGCTAGGATATCAAATGGATGAACGAGAGCCAATTAGTTGTGACATACAATATCCGATTCAAAACCAGCCTCCGGACCCTCTTAAACGGAAACGTATAAAAGATATACTACCGCTAGGTGTTAAAGTCATTGATGGGCTCTTAACCGTAGGTAAAGGCCAAAGACTTGGTATTTTTGCGGGCAGCGGCGTCGGGAAAAGCACACTGTTAGGTATGATTGCAAGAAATACTAAAGCGGATATCAATGTTATTGCTTTAATAGGTGAACGAGGAAGAGAAGTAAGAGAGTTCATTGAAAAAGACCTTAAAGAAGATGGCCTTAAACGTTCTGTTGTTGTTGTGGCTACATCCGATCAGCCTGCTTTAGTTCGCCTAAAAGCGGCCCAAACAGCTACTGCAATTGCTGAATACTTTAGGGATGAAGGAAATGATGTGTTGCTTTTAATGGATTCACTTACACGTTTTTCAATGGCTCAAAGAGAAGTAGGATTGGCTGTAGGGGAACCGCCGGTTACCAGAGGGTATACGCCTTCTGTTTTTGCGGCTATGCCTAAGCTTTTGGAAAGGGCTGGTAATTCTGACAAAGGTTCAATTACAGGGTTATATACGGTTTTAGTTGATGGGGACGATATGACAGAACCTGTTACCGACACGGCTCGAGGTATTTTAGATGGACATATCGTTTTATCGAGAAAAATAGCCAACAAAAATCAATATCCTGCTATTGACGTGTTACAGAGTATTTCCCGTGTAATGAGTGATATTGTTAGTCCCAGTCATAAGGAGATGGCATTTAATATTAAAAAATTGTTAGCTGTATATAGAGAGGCAGAAGATTTAATTAATATTGGTGCTTATGTTAAAGGAAGCAATGAAGAAATCGATGAGGCGGTAGCAAAGTATAAAGCAATTCTTTCCTTCGTAACGCAGAGGGTAGAAGAAAAATATGAACTAGAGGAAGTTTTAGAAGAGATGAATAAAATTGTTTCTAGTTAA
- a CDS encoding FliH/SctL family protein translates to MSNIIKSPSVKINREKTVYIDINEKLVEEIILEEDDNTAEVIKENIILKAQQDAHRMIQEAEKMAAQILEQAKKDAMFARMKIEEEGRQQGYQEGFRQGSEESKKLLKQAKLELENAIQEKNKMLQEIEPKVVDLIISISKKVLDHAFTTNKQSIIYLIKKGLSEIKDNNEKIIIKISEMDYTSLMESKENILNSLGFSGKIDLVQDSSLQSGDCIIETQFGNIDCSLGTQFDGLKQELLLILDSK, encoded by the coding sequence TTGTCTAATATCATAAAAAGTCCTAGCGTTAAAATTAATCGTGAAAAGACGGTATATATTGATATTAATGAAAAGTTGGTTGAAGAGATTATACTAGAAGAAGACGATAATACTGCAGAGGTCATTAAAGAAAATATTATTTTAAAAGCCCAGCAAGATGCTCATAGAATGATTCAAGAAGCAGAAAAAATGGCCGCCCAAATCTTGGAGCAGGCCAAAAAAGATGCCATGTTTGCAAGAATGAAGATTGAAGAAGAAGGTAGGCAGCAAGGGTATCAAGAAGGTTTTCGCCAGGGCTCAGAAGAAAGTAAAAAGCTCTTGAAACAAGCAAAACTAGAATTGGAAAACGCTATACAAGAAAAAAATAAAATGCTTCAAGAAATTGAGCCTAAGGTTGTAGATTTAATTATATCTATTTCTAAAAAGGTTTTAGATCATGCTTTTACTACTAATAAACAGTCAATTATATATTTAATAAAAAAAGGCTTATCAGAGATTAAAGATAATAATGAGAAGATTATAATTAAAATTTCTGAAATGGATTACACTTCTCTAATGGAATCCAAAGAGAATATTCTAAACAGTTTAGGGTTCAGTGGTAAAATTGATCTGGTACAAGATTCGTCTTTACAGAGCGGTGATTGCATCATTGAAACTCAATTTGGAAATATTGATTGCAGCTTAGGAACTCAGTTTGATGGATTGAAACAAGAATTACTGTTGATTTTGGACAGTAAATGA
- a CDS encoding OmpA family protein, with the protein MSRRRQEEEVKQGAPEWMNTYGDMVTLLLTFFILLFSMSTVDIEKFRAFINSMEGSIGILQGGSTIGDGSEVGNGINQLPDLEKLLSETTEKMNLKSLEELKKMHSDLENYIQENNLTEKVDAKLGDYYVTLTFKDGVLFDTGKANLKPEAIEVLDKIGIQLSKYPNNRIRFEGHTDNVPIRTAQFPSNWELSAARAIAVAKYYIDELSFNPKQFSTEGFGEYSPIADNSTAEGRAKNRRVEIKILSEYASYAVLNQ; encoded by the coding sequence ATGTCTAGAAGACGACAGGAAGAAGAAGTAAAACAAGGTGCTCCGGAATGGATGAATACCTATGGAGATATGGTTACTTTACTACTTACGTTTTTTATTCTTCTTTTTTCGATGTCAACTGTAGATATTGAAAAGTTTAGAGCTTTTATCAATTCTATGGAAGGCTCTATTGGAATATTGCAGGGAGGTTCGACTATAGGCGATGGCAGTGAAGTAGGAAATGGTATTAATCAATTGCCAGATTTAGAAAAGCTTCTTTCTGAAACTACTGAAAAAATGAATTTAAAAAGCCTTGAAGAACTGAAAAAGATGCATTCAGATTTAGAAAACTATATTCAAGAAAATAATTTGACGGAAAAAGTAGATGCTAAACTAGGTGACTATTATGTAACATTAACTTTTAAAGATGGAGTCCTTTTTGATACAGGTAAAGCGAATTTAAAGCCAGAGGCAATTGAGGTGTTAGACAAGATAGGAATTCAGCTTTCAAAATATCCCAACAATAGGATTCGGTTTGAAGGACATACAGATAATGTTCCAATTCGTACAGCTCAATTTCCGAGCAATTGGGAATTATCAGCAGCAAGAGCTATTGCAGTTGCGAAGTATTATATTGATGAATTATCTTTCAATCCTAAACAATTTTCAACGGAAGGTTTTGGAGAGTATTCCCCTATAGCCGATAATTCTACTGCAGAGGGGAGAGCAAAAAATAGAAGAGTAGAAATAAAGATTTTGAGTGAATATGCTTCATATGCAGTTCTTAACCAGTAA
- the fliG gene encoding flagellar motor switch protein FliG — MAVVREEYSGKEKAAMLLIALGPEKSAQIFKHLKEEEIEQLTLEIANIRTVSSQMKEKVLEEFYQICLAQQYIAEGGITYAKQILEKALGSEKALEVLNKLTVSLQVRPFDFVRKTDASQLLNFIQNEHPQAIALILAYLRPSQAATVLASLPQEKQADVARRIALMDRTSPDIIKEVERVLEKKLSSLVTEDYTAVGGVDAIVEIINSVDRGTEKHIMETLEVEDTELAEEIKKKMFVFEDIITLDNRSIQRILREVDNNDLAIALKGSGEEVQNVIFANLSKRLATMIKEDMEYMGPVRLRDVEDSQQKIVNIIRKLEDVGEIVISRGGGDEIIV, encoded by the coding sequence ATGGCAGTTGTGAGGGAGGAATATTCAGGTAAGGAAAAAGCCGCTATGCTGCTTATTGCGTTAGGACCTGAAAAATCTGCACAAATATTTAAGCATCTTAAAGAAGAAGAAATAGAGCAACTGACTTTAGAAATCGCTAATATTCGAACAGTGTCTTCGCAAATGAAGGAAAAGGTACTGGAAGAATTCTATCAAATCTGTTTAGCACAGCAGTACATTGCTGAAGGGGGAATTACCTATGCTAAACAAATCTTAGAAAAAGCTTTGGGAAGCGAAAAAGCTTTAGAAGTTCTAAACAAGCTTACTGTTTCTCTACAAGTCAGACCATTCGACTTTGTTCGGAAGACAGATGCTTCACAGTTATTGAACTTTATTCAAAATGAACATCCTCAGGCGATTGCATTAATCCTTGCTTATTTAAGACCAAGTCAGGCGGCTACCGTACTTGCATCTCTTCCTCAAGAGAAGCAAGCGGATGTAGCAAGAAGAATTGCACTTATGGACAGGACTTCACCTGATATTATAAAAGAAGTTGAAAGAGTATTAGAGAAAAAACTATCTTCATTAGTAACAGAAGATTACACTGCAGTTGGTGGAGTAGATGCAATAGTAGAGATTATCAACTCTGTTGATAGAGGTACTGAAAAGCATATCATGGAAACTCTTGAAGTTGAAGATACCGAACTGGCAGAAGAAATTAAGAAGAAAATGTTTGTATTTGAAGATATTATTACCTTGGACAACAGATCCATTCAAAGAATTCTTAGAGAAGTTGATAATAACGACTTAGCAATAGCTTTAAAAGGCTCTGGAGAAGAAGTGCAAAATGTAATTTTTGCTAACTTATCCAAACGACTTGCTACAATGATCAAAGAAGATATGGAATATATGGGTCCTGTTCGCTTAAGAGATGTAGAAGATTCTCAACAAAAAATTGTTAATATCATTAGAAAACTAGAAGATGTTGGAGAAATCGTTATTTCCAGAGGTGGAGGTGACGAAATAATTGTCTAA
- a CDS encoding motility protein A — translation MEFLDISTIAGLISGIVFIVVSIMMNGRLGLFFDAPSVMITIGGTFASVLISYPLNKFFNSLKSARLIFQTKEFNTGNVIQRIIDLANIARKEGLLALEEAAQSMEDKFLQKGILLIVDGTDPELVRNILETELAFIEGRHKEVQGFWETVASLGPAWGMIGTLIGLINMLDQLNDPSAIGPAMAVALVTTFYGSIVANFFANPVANKLKIRSSEEVLLKEVMIEGLLSIQAGENPRIIEEKLKAFLSPTLRDTVKENNEGETKAGE, via the coding sequence GTGGAATTCTTGGACATTTCAACCATAGCAGGGCTTATAAGCGGAATAGTGTTTATTGTAGTATCAATTATGATGAATGGAAGATTAGGTTTATTCTTTGATGCGCCTTCTGTTATGATTACAATTGGAGGTACATTCGCATCCGTTTTAATCTCCTATCCTTTAAATAAATTTTTTAATTCATTAAAATCAGCACGTTTAATTTTTCAAACTAAGGAATTTAATACTGGAAATGTTATTCAAAGAATTATTGATTTAGCAAATATTGCTAGAAAAGAAGGACTGCTCGCGCTTGAAGAGGCAGCTCAGTCCATGGAAGATAAATTTTTGCAAAAAGGAATATTATTAATCGTAGACGGTACTGACCCTGAATTAGTTAGAAATATATTAGAGACAGAATTAGCTTTTATTGAAGGACGACATAAGGAAGTCCAAGGGTTTTGGGAGACTGTTGCGAGTCTAGGTCCTGCATGGGGGATGATAGGAACATTAATTGGTCTTATCAATATGCTAGACCAATTGAACGATCCCTCTGCTATTGGTCCAGCAATGGCAGTTGCATTGGTAACAACTTTTTACGGTTCAATTGTTGCGAACTTCTTTGCTAACCCCGTTGCTAATAAACTAAAAATTAGAAGCAGTGAAGAAGTTTTATTAAAAGAAGTTATGATTGAGGGGCTCCTTTCCATTCAAGCTGGAGAGAATCCAAGAATCATTGAAGAAAAATTAAAAGCATTCTTATCACCAACCTTACGCGATACTGTTAAAGAAAACAATGAAGGTGAAACAAAGGCGGGTGAATAA
- a CDS encoding flagellar hook-length control protein FliK has translation MNIQLPALEFAVGKIQNNQEVKRKEFFNENHDSFDSVLKNTQKNKENYEAIQSKTSTSRNEKSTKSAHQEIKNEHVEDSQLQSVNEEQEIPTEDEIIEAWEEKTGMTKEQIQSVLEALGITVYDLFLTQNLQQFIQRIHSVEDPMELLSIPNVNQTYKDILSLFEELKESYPILQDIAENSELLKSTIVDSEEIMDLASPEENQLQEHEPQNMESVGNSAVLEKNSQLEDDFSHKDSEKQFQSENAPMIEIEKEKTPSADLLTDDELQEINNDIGVSSSEFTEYIEVSDNQVIIQHNTISEGKFIESTQHQLNSRPVDTEQLIKQMVDHIKVNIKEDSTEMNLQLKPDHLGNLSLKIVTERGIITAQFVAESQAVKEIIEANFNQLKDVLQEQGLLIENLEVSVKQDFQEQQSNFMERNSSKSSKRIREILSNLTEDSSENYNVEYNNPYIRSESEIDFSA, from the coding sequence ATGAATATTCAGTTGCCTGCCTTGGAGTTTGCAGTTGGGAAAATCCAGAACAATCAAGAAGTTAAAAGAAAAGAATTCTTTAATGAGAATCACGATAGCTTCGATAGTGTCTTAAAGAATACTCAAAAAAACAAAGAAAATTATGAAGCTATACAGTCAAAAACTTCTACTTCACGAAACGAAAAAAGTACTAAAAGTGCCCATCAGGAAATTAAGAATGAGCACGTAGAAGATTCCCAATTACAATCTGTAAATGAGGAGCAAGAGATTCCCACTGAAGACGAAATTATCGAGGCATGGGAAGAAAAAACTGGGATGACTAAAGAGCAGATTCAATCAGTTTTAGAGGCATTAGGAATTACTGTGTATGATTTGTTTTTGACTCAAAATTTACAGCAGTTTATTCAACGAATTCATAGTGTAGAAGATCCAATGGAATTACTTTCTATTCCCAATGTCAATCAAACCTATAAAGATATTCTGAGCTTATTTGAAGAGTTGAAAGAAAGTTATCCTATCCTACAAGATATCGCTGAAAATAGTGAATTACTAAAAAGTACAATTGTTGACTCTGAGGAGATCATGGATTTAGCTTCACCTGAGGAAAATCAGCTCCAAGAACATGAACCACAAAACATGGAATCTGTTGGAAACAGTGCTGTTTTAGAAAAGAACTCTCAATTAGAGGATGATTTTTCACATAAGGATTCAGAAAAGCAATTTCAAAGTGAAAACGCTCCTATGATTGAAATCGAGAAAGAGAAAACGCCTTCAGCAGATCTTTTAACTGACGATGAACTCCAAGAGATCAATAATGATATAGGGGTGAGCAGCTCAGAATTTACTGAGTACATTGAAGTAAGTGACAATCAAGTCATTATTCAGCACAATACAATATCTGAGGGTAAGTTTATAGAAAGTACACAGCACCAGTTAAATTCTCGACCAGTTGATACAGAGCAGCTTATTAAACAAATGGTAGACCATATAAAGGTCAATATAAAAGAAGATTCAACAGAAATGAATCTTCAACTTAAACCGGACCATTTAGGAAATTTATCCTTAAAAATTGTAACTGAAAGAGGTATTATCACTGCTCAGTTTGTTGCTGAAAGTCAGGCTGTAAAAGAGATCATCGAAGCCAATTTCAATCAATTAAAGGATGTACTTCAAGAACAAGGCTTGCTCATCGAAAACTTGGAGGTTTCTGTAAAACAGGATTTTCAAGAGCAACAATCGAATTTTATGGAAAGAAATTCATCTAAATCGAGCAAAAGAATAAGAGAAATCCTCTCTAATTTGACTGAGGATTCATCAGAAAATTATAATGTCGAATACAATAATCCTTATATACGTTCTGAGAGTGAGATTGATTTTTCAGCATAA
- a CDS encoding flagellar hook capping FlgD N-terminal domain-containing protein: MANVNYISATDSKIQYEKPSAAPKNEMDKDAFLQLLVTQLRYQDPLNPTDDKEFLAQMAQFTTLEQMQNMNRSFEATKAFSLLGKEVQATIVNEQTSEVEIVQGKVEFVKMKNGKAYLVVDNKEVPADDVEIVTDSAILGLDNQPTNAFELIGKVVQFARQNPVTKETEYIEGKVQHINMKNGKPYVVIGSEEGLIEASLDKIEGIVEKDSLVGKHIIGSFFNSETQEYEKIEGQVDYIFIRGNKTYAVVNGKEMTLEDIEKVFRN; the protein is encoded by the coding sequence ATGGCAAATGTAAACTATATTAGTGCAACAGATTCAAAGATTCAATATGAAAAACCCTCTGCTGCACCTAAGAACGAAATGGACAAAGATGCTTTTTTACAGCTTTTGGTTACACAATTAAGATATCAAGATCCTTTAAATCCTACGGATGATAAAGAATTTTTAGCACAGATGGCTCAGTTTACTACTTTAGAACAAATGCAGAATATGAATCGCAGCTTTGAAGCTACTAAGGCATTTTCTTTATTAGGGAAAGAAGTACAGGCAACTATTGTTAATGAGCAAACATCTGAGGTAGAAATTGTTCAAGGTAAAGTTGAGTTTGTTAAAATGAAAAACGGCAAGGCATATCTTGTTGTAGACAATAAGGAAGTTCCTGCTGACGATGTAGAAATCGTAACAGATTCTGCAATTTTAGGACTTGATAATCAGCCAACAAATGCCTTTGAGCTCATTGGAAAGGTTGTACAATTTGCAAGACAAAATCCTGTAACTAAGGAAACAGAATATATTGAAGGAAAAGTGCAGCACATTAATATGAAAAATGGTAAGCCGTATGTAGTGATTGGATCTGAAGAAGGATTAATAGAGGCTTCACTAGATAAAATAGAGGGCATTGTGGAAAAGGATTCTCTTGTAGGAAAACATATAATCGGCTCCTTCTTTAATAGTGAAACGCAAGAATATGAAAAGATAGAAGGACAAGTAGACTATATTTTCATAAGAGGCAATAAGACCTATGCCGTTGTGAATGGCAAAGAAATGACTCTTGAAGATATTGAAAAGGTATTTAGGAATTGA
- a CDS encoding MotE family protein yields MAKLSTKNKEEKNDEIEIHKKKKSKKPFIITSIILLIIIGIGAVVRFNIGNLTEKYLRTYLEKVPIVNNVLLPKKENENPYAAYSKEQLIQSIEELQKELVEKQQLLDMDKDTIEKLESEIARLKEIEAAQIQFKEDKKQFDEMIATQNSADFIKFYKEMYPDTAAEIYERLVGEAKLVQDAKKYAEPFQTMDPENAAKVFEEMVSTDIDLVVLILQNIDSEQRAAILGEMNPTDAAKIVKTMAP; encoded by the coding sequence ATGGCAAAATTATCTACGAAGAATAAAGAGGAAAAAAATGACGAGATTGAAATTCATAAGAAAAAGAAAAGCAAAAAGCCATTCATTATTACTTCCATTATTCTATTAATCATCATAGGGATAGGGGCTGTAGTTCGTTTTAATATCGGAAATTTAACAGAAAAATATCTTAGAACTTATTTGGAGAAGGTACCTATTGTAAACAATGTGCTTCTCCCTAAAAAAGAAAACGAAAATCCTTATGCTGCCTATTCAAAAGAGCAGCTTATTCAGAGTATAGAAGAACTTCAAAAAGAGTTAGTTGAAAAGCAGCAGCTGTTAGATATGGATAAAGATACAATAGAAAAACTTGAAAGTGAAATTGCCAGATTAAAAGAAATTGAGGCAGCACAAATTCAATTTAAAGAAGACAAAAAACAATTTGATGAGATGATCGCTACACAAAATTCGGCTGATTTCATAAAATTTTACAAGGAAATGTATCCCGATACAGCAGCAGAAATATATGAAAGATTAGTTGGAGAAGCAAAGCTGGTGCAGGATGCAAAGAAATATGCTGAGCCATTTCAAACCATGGATCCTGAAAATGCTGCAAAGGTTTTTGAAGAAATGGTAAGCACTGACATTGATTTGGTTGTTCTTATCCTTCAAAATATAGATAGTGAACAACGAGCTGCAATCCTGGGAGAAATGAATCCTACAGATGCAGCAAAAATCGTTAAAACTATGGCACCTTAA